The DNA region tctgcaaaagttttccctcaataacctcctaattactgcttttTGATAGAAAGAAAAAGTTGTTGTACGTTAATTACATTATTAATAAATTAACCCTAAACCTAGTGCTTTATAACAACTAATAAACTGCCAATAAGCtattaatatgcatgctaaaaaggaactagttaatggtgaatatgtgagCCTTTTGAATGTGACTAACCTTTATTGATTGAGCCTAAGTGAGGCATTTACATGACTCTTTTGTACACCATGTAAACgcaccacaaaacaaaacagcatccATCAAAAGTATTAATACCAAATCCACTAAAATAAACCTGAGGCAAGATGAAAGGCATCCAAATGCAGAATGATGCTGTATTTTATATCCATGATATTTGGGAACTTCATTCACATCAACAAAAAAAGGTATTGTCATGACAAACTGACGTATCGGCGCTCGTGTTGAAGACTTttcaacaacacacagacattttaTTAACAGCATCAGGGCTGATCCAGTTCTTCACTTAGTGTCTCCATTGCTTGTCAGCTGTTGCTTGCCTGCATGAAGCTAATTCTTGTAAGAATTTGCAGTCTCAAACATTTCCCATATGGTTCAATTTCATGCGGTTACAGTGAAAAACTTACAGTGAAGTGaaatttattttatcatttacttGCATCGATGTACTAATGTCCAGTGCTGGTAACCTTAACTGGTGTCTGTCAGAAAGAGAAGGTGAAGGTGACCTTTGGGCTGGACCCGAAAAACAAAGACCACTATGGCATCATGATGTACCACAAGAACCGGCTCATTAAAGCCTATGAAaaagtgggctgccagctgaagGTAGaggaaaagcattttttttactgtgtggCTTAATGCATGAGAAGCGCAGTGCTCTCCTCCAAATATAAAAGTAATGGATATCTGTCACTGATTAAATCTTGCTTACTAATGTTCGACAGACTTCAGGTCAAAGGGCAGGAGTCGGGGTCATCGGCATCATCGAGTGTAACTTTCTCAAACCTGCTCACAACAAGCAAGACTTTGAATACACCAAAGAATACAGGTTATACAGGATTTACTTTTATCTTTCCATACATGTCTCATCCAACATACTCTTCCCTGTCCTGTTGTGTTGATGATGTttggaaaaacagtgaaagaaattcactctctttctcctctttcttcccccAAGACTCACCCTTGGTGCTCTGGGCCTAAAACTCAACGACTACTGGAAAGAGGTGACAGCGAAGAGGGCCAGAGAGCGAGAGTTTCAGGCTCTAGACAGAGGTGAAAATGAATACGAGCATGAAGATGATAAGTGAGTGTGTCTTCATAACATGGATCCAAAATACGTGAACATTGCttaaattttaatttattattattagcgaTTAACAAGTCCATGTTCTCTAGGCCTTTTCTGAATAATGACTGTGAATATTCAGGAAGATGCAGGTCAGCTGATAGCCCCCTCATGCAGGAACTTGTCAATCcaactgaaagtgaaaatagGCATTTTTTTCCCAAAGCTTGAAACCAGAGAATTGGGACGCTGCTTCTAGAGCGGCTCTTGACCCTTACAAAGATGAGTAAACATGTCGAGGCAGCAGAGAGCTTCATTTAAATGGTGTACTGAACTAGAGAatatacagaaaatatttttatcTGTATGTAGTTTTGTACTCAAACGTAAACCCACTGAGATCATTTGAAAATATATATCTAACATTAGTCCTTTTTGGTGAATGGCCTCCTGCTCAGTGACGCTCTCACATCTGTCTGTATCTACAGAGCTCCCGTGTGGTTACAGTGTGAGGAGTGCCTGAAGTGGCGAAGTATCCCTGCCAATCATTACAGCACGATTCCTGAAAGCTGGAACTGCAGCCAGAACCCCAATCCACGATACAGGTGTGTCTTTCTAATGACTGCTTATGGAAAATGGAGTATGTTTGGATCTTAACCCAGAAACTAAggtcgctttcacaccagagctgtttggtctgctttaaacggaccagagttcgtttcctcggatagtccgcttcgtttgggcaggtgtgaaagcttGTGCAGACCAAACAAGCGAACTCTGGTCTGCCTGAAAACATGGGTCTTGGTTTGCTTGCAAGTGAAACCTGGTTCAATTCGTATACAGTGTGAAAGCTCACtggaccaaacacaggaccaaatgtatATAGTGACGCTGTACGCAGTGCATACACAGTTATAGGTTTACTAAAATCATGTATTCTGTGCTAAAATACAAcgtatctcatctgtatttataatatagcttgattctgtatctctatttacagctcattagtccCTACGTGAATGTtcactgttgctatggcaacaagtgaccgctgacattagcagttgctagctagcttagctcaatcacctgaacaacaataacccataaattTACAATTTgccatatttaaacaaaatcaaatcacaactgccaacagtcacagtccttaaactctgagctcatacGTTGTCACGTTAGatcgtcaaagttagaaaaataacgGAATCAATCCCTGACAAGCTACGATAGCATTATAGGAACGGTTGcattcactgttgtttttccgggccgggagggagggatttcccctcctactttgTCAATAGACTAGCGCCCCTTtcaaccacgtgatgctgctcagaaagttcgatgtgctttagaaatcacagtgtgaaagcagaagcaaaacaagtgataaatgcaacagtgttgcgactttcagctccccaattGAACCGAGTCCgcttggtcaggtgtgaaaacgacctAAAAGTCTGAATATCTCAGCTTCTGTCGCATCAATTTTTAGCcattcctttttttaatttgtcccCCTGGAGTGACATTTTTAGTTGTCACATGTTTGGTTACCCCCAAGACTTAGGGGTAACTCCAGTTGAGTTCAGCTGGGGAtataatgagctttaaatgctaaaatgatgGCATGCTTATAGGTCTGATTCATTTGCAAGGTGCAAAATTGGACTGCTTGAATCTGTCACATAAGACTGAAGACATCTGTGCTTTAACCAACAGaggttactgtgtgtgtgtgtgtgtgtgtgtgtgtgtgtgtgtgtgtgtgtgtgtgtgtgtgtgtgtgtgtgtgtgtggccctggGCCTAACTTTAGCAGTACTTGAGTAGCTAAGCCACCAGATCTTTGTCTTTCAGAAGCTGCTCCTCCCCAGAGGAAGCGGAAGACAGTGAGGAGCTATTAACAGCGAGCTACCAGAAGAACCACAAGAAGCAGTAAATTCCCATTTTTCTTGACCTCTCAAACTCtatctgtgttgtgtgtgtgtgtgtgtgtgtgtgtgtgtgtgtgtgtgtgtgtgtgtgtgtgtgtgtgtgtgtgtgtgtgtgtgtgtgtgtgtgtgaacttgtAATTGGATATAGGTTTCACACTACTCTTTTCACACTACTCTtcctgcatgcctgtgtgtgtgtctgtgggctCACATGACGTTCTGTGGTTTCCATCTGTCAGTTTCATGCTCTTATTTCCGGTGGTTGTCCACGTGACTGTGTTAAGGTAGAGAAAAGCCTAGTTTTGCTGTATGCTGCCTGATAATGATCGACACAGAGGAACTGAAATTACATGTCAGTCCAATGTTCAAAACATGGTGACATGATATTCATAAATGCAAAGGGATTTAaatatttactttttgtttgtcacttaaaccaaaaacattttaaaacatctaaaataaAATTAGCAAATAGCTAACAGCTTATATAGCTGCTGCTTATGAGTTGGAAGTTAGTCAGGCTGCAAGTTAATAAAGTACATAGTAACTAACAAGCTGCGTGTTAtttttgaaatattcaaatgtaacTAGAATTGTATGaactacatacagtatgtgtggctGCAGTGTGCCTACCTACTATTTTTACTCAGAATAGATTTTTGTTTGCTCAAACTACAgtaattcatcatttgcatgATAATGACTTCTATATTTATTTGCTtgtgaaaaatatatattttctgtgcCCCAGATGTCCCATTGCACGTTCAAGAGGCACTATATAATATAACTCCGTACAAAGTTTGATTGGCTAGCAGAACACGTGAGGTGAGGGATATTCAGTTGGTTGTagtctgcagcctcaccactagatgccactagaTCCTACACAGTGGTCCTTTAATCTCCCATTCTTCATTTCACAATCACTTCAGCCAACACTTTGTagtaaaatcttaaaaataaatgatgttctTTTGCCTCAGAATAATCAAAGAGATGAACGTTGACGTTTCTCAAGGCAAGCTGCCGAAACATTTTCTTACTCAGAGATAAACCTCTTGGAGTATCTGCCCCTCTCACCTCttaaatctgttttgtttgtttttttcctgcagagaaCAACCCAAAATCAGAAAACGGGAAAAATCATTGGAGGTTTGTGAAAGTTTGACACTTAAGGCAATTTTCCTTTTGATAAAAGTACAGTTTTGCTGCACCACGTCTTGATACACCATGAATATTGTgagtgtgctcgtgtgtgttgcaggtgtaTCCATTCCAGGACAAAGTGCCTAAACATCAAATCATCTCGCGTTGTTTGTCAGAGCCGGTCCAGCAAACCTTCCAGTCCACACACACGACTCATCACATGAgaacagcagaagaaaacacactaAAACCAGATGAGACAAGCACAGACAACCTGGCAAAttgtcacacagacacacaaacaaccgaCGATGCAAAGACACAAACTACGATCACAGCTGAAgccactcacacacaacagaaGCTTGCTGGAGGAGACGAGACACAAGCGCATGTGGAAGATGACACAAATGATCACAAGCTCGAAGATGACGAGAAAGAcgaaaagaaagacacagacgTGGAGTCgttgggaggagaggaggagagcacagATGCATTAAGGTGGAGTATGTTACAAATAACCACAGGGTGGTCCAGTATGGAGACAGTGTGGCAGGTGATAGGCTGGCTGATTAGAGCTCTATGATGAACATGCTGTTAATTCTTGTAAACAcagtacagaaaaaaaatgttgtttttccaaCTATACAGTTACTGATTccatttttttcacacatttctggTCTTCAAACAAACTGATTGAGCCTTTTGTTCTCCGCAGCCACAAAAGGAAATCAGAATCTTTAATTTACTCTGAGAGCAAGAAGGCGTGTCTTCGGAAAGAACAACAGCCAGAAAATATGGCAGAAGAGACAAATCTTGagaagcagacaaacacatccGAGACACTGTTGTCAGAGAAGGACAGCGGGAGTCCAGTAGAGAAACTAGGTGACACGGCACAGCGGATCCTCACCAACCTCACCTTTACACACTCACTCCCCTCCACCCAGACTGTGATGGTGCCTCCGCTGAGTCGAACAGCTCCACTCCGGAGCAGACAGCTCTCTCCAGACGGGGGTGACCGGGAAGCTAATGTGCAGAAGCTGGCGGCATTGGAGAAAGAGGCCCAGAGGCTACGGAAGCTTCTAGGTCTGGAAGTCACGAAGACAACTCAAGGCACGATGACGACTGCTGACACCAGCGCTAAAAAGCCAGAAGGAGAGCCGGTGACGCCAGCAGCATCCGCAACCAGCAGAGAGGTGGGAAGTCAGACGGACGTGGCTGAGGTCAGCAGAGTTTATACACAATATTTTAGGTTCATTATGATAGTGACAAAATAGAAAGCTGCGTGGAAATCGTAAAGGAAATctcatttattgtctttgaGGCAGTTTAGTCACACATATGTTGCTTTGTACTCCCTGTTCTATCTTTTAGTTGATGCATTGTAATAATGTCAAGGACATGATATTGTGTGAGTCAGTTTTCATTCAAATTGTTACTAACCCTGAAggaaattaatattttacataaaatttgcataaaaactggaaatggCATCATCATGCTCGCATCACTTCACTTTAAGGAAAATTAGACTGAATTTAGCTGTTAAAATACAGCCCAAGTAATACAGATTCAGTGAAAAATCAGTGGTGTCatgctgctgtatgtttgtataaatgtaaatgtggaaAAGCTGACTCTAACAGAGGTCAGCATGTTCTGTTTGGAGAGATGAAATCAGTGCTTAACTCAGTTTTAGATACTTGATTATCTCCATTATGAGCTGTGTAAGGGTCAGTGTCCTGACAGAACTTGTACGACGTGTGATTTGATGAAGAAGTGAcataaaatgctttattttgctCAGACTTCTAACAGCAAACCTTTTCTGCCCTTCGTCTGCATCAGAGCTCTACTTCATCCAGCAGCCTGGCCAAGGCTCCAGGGCTTCAGGCGGTGGTGCTCCAGGGTCAGAAGGCTGTATGTGGGCCAAAGGAGCAGCCTGAGCAGAACAGACCC from Chaetodon trifascialis isolate fChaTrf1 chromosome 5, fChaTrf1.hap1, whole genome shotgun sequence includes:
- the LOC139331190 gene encoding MORC family CW-type zinc finger protein 3 yields the protein MARLSEHGIRLSSMSPSFLNSNSTSHTWPFSAVAELIDNASDPGVSAKQFWIDVVEEAGHLCLTFTDNGNGMTPNKLHKMLSFGFTEKGSGKASQNAIGVYGNGFKSGSMRLGRDALIFTKNGGCQTVGMLSQTYLENIKAQAVIVPIVPFNQQTKSLVMTEDSEASLAAILQNSLISSLEQIHAHFDSILSKKGTKIVIWNIRRTKDGKPEIDFETDVYDFRLPSIQIEELKKGLKSSGALRAEENIPDMHYSLRAYLSILYLKPRTQIILRGKKNIAKLMSKRLTHIEHDVYKPHFSKEKVKVTFGLDPKNKDHYGIMMYHKNRLIKAYEKVGCQLKTSGQRAGVGVIGIIECNFLKPAHNKQDFEYTKEYRLTLGALGLKLNDYWKEVTAKRAREREFQALDRGENEYEHEDDKAPVWLQCEECLKWRSIPANHYSTIPESWNCSQNPNPRYRSCSSPEEAEDSEELLTASYQKNHKKQEQPKIRKREKSLEVYPFQDKVPKHQIISRCLSEPVQQTFQSTHTTHHMRTAEENTLKPDETSTDNLANCHTDTQTTDDAKTQTTITAEATHTQQKLAGGDETQAHVEDDTNDHKLEDDEKDEKKDTDVESLGGEEESTDALSHKRKSESLIYSESKKACLRKEQQPENMAEETNLEKQTNTSETLLSEKDSGSPVEKLGDTAQRILTNLTFTHSLPSTQTVMVPPLSRTAPLRSRQLSPDGGDREANVQKLAALEKEAQRLRKLLGLEVTKTTQGTMTTADTSAKKPEGEPVTPAASATSREVGSQTDVAESSTSSSSLAKAPGLQAVVLQGQKAVCGPKEQPEQNRPRKEKTETQGGMRASDSEACENSRLSQESLHGIRSNVVVLLTALLPQLDLTGISMETTDVDNILQQIIEVNSLKL